TTCCGCCACGCCTGCTGCCTTCAGCGCGTCGCGCACGGCTTGCGCACGATGCTTGGCCAGTTCGGCGTTCGTGCCGGCCGAGCCCGTCTTGTCGGTGAAGCCCGACAGCGCGAGCTTCGCGTCCGGATGCGCCTTCGCATAGTCGGCCGCGGCGGCGATCGCCGCTTTCGCGTCGGCCGGCAGTTCGCTCTTGCCCGTCTCGAAGTAGATCGTCGACAGTGCGGCCGTGGCCGATGCCGATGCCGACGCTGCCGCCGGCTGCTCGGCTGCGCCCGACGCGGCTTGCGCCGGCGCCGAAGCCGCTTCAGCCGGCGCCGCTGCGCCTGCCGTGTCTTCCGGCATCTTGCCGTTGCGCGCGTCAGCCACTTGCTTCGGCTGCAGCAGGTCGTTCTTGTGGTTGCCCCACGAATTGCGCTCGTACGTGATGACCGAGGCGATGTCGAGGTCCGACAGCGATGCCCACGACGGCATCGCGCCCTTGCCGTGCAGCACGCGCTCGACGTGACCGGCGATCGGGCCGTTCACGATCGGGCTGCCGTCCATCGCCGGGAAGGCGCCGAGGCCCTTGCCGCTCACCTGGTGGCAGGCCGCGCAGTTCGTCTTGTAGACTTCCTCGCCGTGCGCGACGAGTTCGGCCATCGTATAGACCTTGTTCGGATCGACCGACGCGCTGGCCAGCTTGGCCTTCTGCGCGGTCACCCACTTCGCGTAGTCGTCTTCCGACAGGACTTCGACCACGACCGGCATGTACGCGTGTTCCTTGCCGCACAGCTCGGTACAGAAACCGCGGAAGGTACCGACCTTGTCGGCCTTGAACCACGTGTCGCGCACGAAGCCGGGAATCGCATCCTGCTTCACGCCGAACGCGGGCACGTACCACGAGTGGACGACGTCGTTCGCGGTCGTGATGATGCGGATCTTCTTGTTGACCGGCACGACGAGCGGGTTGTCGACTTCCTGCAGATAGGTGTCGGTGATCGGCTTCTTGCCCATCACTTCGTCACGCGGGGTCGCGAGCGTCGACAG
The nucleotide sequence above comes from Burkholderia pyrrocinia. Encoded proteins:
- the coxB gene encoding cytochrome c oxidase subunit II, which codes for MEILGKDAMKTIKRALTGVLACSGLLFAGAALAVGDSPGGPRVNEINFQPPVTKIAEELYDLHTMMLILCTVIFVAVFGVMFYSIFAHRKSKGHKAANFHESTTVEIIWTIVPFVIVVLMALPATKAVVAMKDTTNADLTIKVTGYQWKWGYDYVKGPGEGIGFLSTLATPRDEVMGKKPITDTYLQEVDNPLVVPVNKKIRIITTANDVVHSWYVPAFGVKQDAIPGFVRDTWFKADKVGTFRGFCTELCGKEHAYMPVVVEVLSEDDYAKWVTAQKAKLASASVDPNKVYTMAELVAHGEEVYKTNCAACHQVSGKGLGAFPAMDGSPIVNGPIAGHVERVLHGKGAMPSWASLSDLDIASVITYERNSWGNHKNDLLQPKQVADARNGKMPEDTAGAAAPAEAASAPAQAASGAAEQPAAASASASATAALSTIYFETGKSELPADAKAAIAAAADYAKAHPDAKLALSGFTDKTGSAGTNAELAKHRAQAVRDALKAAGVAEDHIILKKPETISGGADAKEARRVEIGPAA